The sequence ATCTGCTAACAAATGTGATGTAGCccagttaagtatttttataagaGGAATTGatgataattttaacatatttgaaGAACTTATTGGCCTTGAATCACTCCATGGAAAAACTAGAGGGTCAGACATATTTGAGAAAGTAAAGTCATGTTTAGAAAATCAGCATTTAAACTTTAGTAAACTCTTAAGTGTCTGTACTGATGGAGCACCGTCAATGATTGGTAGAGTTGCTGGAACTGTAGCCTTGCTCGAAAAGTTTTTAGGTTGTTCTCTTCTAAAATATCATTGCATAATACACCAAGAGTCTCTGTGTGTAAAAATTTTGAATTTGCAGCATGTTATGATACCAGTTGtaaaatgtgtgaataaaatTAGAGCTAAAGGATTAAATAGAAGAGAATTCAGAGAATATTGTGAAGTGTTAGATATGGAATATGGTGATCTCATCCTTCATTGCGAAGTGTGTTGGCTTTCTGGAGGACAAGTTCTCAAAAGATTTTggaaactgaaaaatattgtaCATGATTTTCTGGAAGAAAAAGAAGAGCTGCCTGAGGAAAGGACCCTTTTGTGTAATGAAAAGTGGATGTTTGATTTAGCTTTTTCAGTTGATATTACCAGCCATCTCAATGGTGGATGTTTGATTTAGCTTTTTTAGTTGATATCACCAGCCATCTCAATGGTGGATGTTTGATTTAGCAATGGTGGATGTTTGATTCAGCTTTTTTAGTTGATATCACCAGCCATCTCAATGGTGGATGTTTGATTCAATCTCAATGGTGGATGTTTGATTCAACTTTTTTAGTTGATATTACCAGCCATCTCAAT comes from Tachypleus tridentatus isolate NWPU-2018 chromosome 12, ASM421037v1, whole genome shotgun sequence and encodes:
- the LOC143235698 gene encoding general transcription factor II-I repeat domain-containing protein 2A-like; amino-acid sequence: MCIVCESTLSENRRHDLSRHYKKHQVEVEEKQKLMPGSELRKEYVVKKREDMKKRRNLFVKRSCESLAMLEASYEIAFVLAKKHKSFSDGEYIVKPCLQKFSKCLGDKSIERKVNEIALSKQTITRCIEELSHDVFELLKERVHTCSFFSLALDKSANKCDVAQLSIFIRGIDDNFNIFEELIGLESLHGKTRGSDIFEKVKSCLENQHLNFSKLLSVCTDGAPSMIGRVAGTVALLEKFLGCSLLKYHCIIHQESLCVKILNLQHVMIPVVKCVNKIRAKGLNRREFREYCEVLDMEYGDLILHCEVCWLSGGQVLKRFWKLKNIVHDFLEEKEELPEERTLLCNEKWMFDLAFSVDITSHLNGGCLI